A segment of the Ananas comosus cultivar F153 unplaced genomic scaffold, ASM154086v1, whole genome shotgun sequence genome:
TGGGCTAGGTATAGCTTCAAGTTATGGTTCAATTCTCGGATGGATTCATTCATGGTCCAAATTTGGGTCCATATAGTTGCATTCAAACATGGACTAGATTCAGGCCTACATGGTATGGACTCAAGTTGAGGCTtgtattaaattttaagttctgGATATAGGCATAGGCCCAGTTTAGGCCCGTTTAATATGGATTCAGGTTGAAGCTTGAATTACATGTGGGCTCGGGCTCAATTTAGGCCCGTATGGCATAagtccaaattttcttttaagcaAGCCATAGAATTGGGCCTAGATTTATGTTTGGGCTGAACTTGGGTCATGTTGAGCTTGGGTTATGAGATTTGAGCTGAGAACGAGCGTGTTCCAGATGAGATTTTGAGATGGGAATTATTTAGGATTTGTTTGAGATCAAAGTATTTAAATGTatggttcagaatcaaattcatcaCTTAAAAAATTTCGAAcgcattttttatttgtcaaattctcagtcatgaataatgaaaattcaacttaatttaatttggagcaTCTCGATTTAGTCTAATTTAGCCAAATCGATAGATTCgattttggatagaattaaggGGTTCGATGAACATCCCATTATTCTTCCAGTATAAAGTCGATCACAAGAACAACAATCAACAATCTGATTGATTTCTTTTGCCTCTTAATTATAAGAGAATTAGGAgagtatttttctctctttatcgcCTTTGACAGTATAGGACAACAAAGATGAATAATCCATCTCTTTTACATTCATGGAACAACTAAGGTAGGAAAATCCCTCCTTTGCCTCCTTTTTTTGTAACAaagcttcctctctctttcataattagagaagtaatatctctctcttttttgataatattttttgcaaagagaagagcaccgctctctccttctttcgatgatgctatatttttttgtaaagagaagagcaccgctctttctcttttaataacatattttttatgaagagaagagcaccgctctctctctttatgtacagaTTGGATTTGCCGTCGAAAGATGTGTCTTGGGCATTTCGTCAAACAATTGGTAGGCATGATTCGTCGGCACCAACTCCGTCAGAGCAACATCCTAGGCGGCCTTGTAAGCGGTGAGGCTGATGTTGTTAGTGGCGAGCCTGCTGCACGTTTGTGAGGTGCGAACCGTCGACGTCCAGGAACTCGTCGAACGAGTCCTGGCAGGTGTCAACGAAAGTGCCGGCGGCCAAGAGCTCGTTGTTGGCGTCCACAGGCCGCCCGCCGCCGCACACCAATTGCGGCGCATTCTGCAGCGCGTCCACCGCCTACGCGTGCTCCGCCTTGAGCGCCACAGCCTGGACCGACGCCACGGCTCGTTGTGGCCACAGATCAAACACCTGGTGAGCGGTGACGAGTTGGTTCAGTGCGGGGGTGAGTTTGGTGGAGGCAAGCTGGCACGCGGTCATGCAGTTGTCGAGGAGCCCCTCGGAGGTGGTTTCCCACCCAAGGCCGTGGACAAAGAGCTTGCTGTTGAAGGgatcggcgtcggcggcgctCAGGATCTCGTCGCGCGTGCGCGGGTCGGGCGCCACCGCGGAGCCGAGGAGGGGGTAGAGGAGGCAGGCGAAGTCGCAGTGGAGGCCCTCGTCGCGGGAGATGAGCTTGTTGGAGAAGGTGAGCCCGAGCATGAGGCCATTCTTCTTGAGCCAGAAGATGGCTCAGCAGGAGCCGGAGAAGAAGCCCTCGACGCAGGCAAAGGCGACGAGGCGCTCGGCGAAAGAGCAGGCGGCTTCGGCGGCGCAGGGCGACGCGACCTCGGGCGCAGGGGTCGGTGAGTAGCGACGCAGCCTCGGGTAGTTGGGGTCGGCGAGAAGCGACGTCCTCGGCGAAGCAGGGGTAGCTAAGGTCGGTGAGGAGCGGCGGCCTCGGCAGCGTAGGGGTCGGCGAACTCGGCGTCGCGGCCGGCGATGAGCAGGTCGCAGGCGAGGGCGATCTCGAACCCGGCGGTGACGGTGAATCCGGCGATGGCGCCGACGATGGGCTTGCGGCACGCGACCATGGCGGCGACGGGGTCGGCGGCGGGGTCCTTGATGTCGCCCTTGAAGACGTCCTCGGCGGCGGTAAGGTCGACGCCGGAGTAGAAGGCGCGGCCGCGCCCGGCGAGGACCACGGCGGCCACGGTGTCGTCGGCGTCGAGGCGGCGAAACGCGCCTGCGAGCGCAACCATCATGGGGCGCGTGAGCGAGTTGAGCGCGCCCGGGCGGTTGATGGTGACGACGGCCACCGCGGATCCATGGGGTCGCCGCTCCACCACGATGAGCTCAtccatggcggaggaggacgatgtTGGTGTCGGATCTGATGACGGGCGGAGAGGCTGTGGTGGGTGCTGATTtcactgagagagagagagagagagagatcttttacttctcttttctcttttcttttttttttctttttttttgtttctcttttttttttaggagagagagagagctttgattGTGGCAT
Coding sequences within it:
- the LOC109704672 gene encoding probable enoyl-CoA hydratase 1, peroxisomal — its product is MDELIVVERRPHGSAVAVVTINRPGALNSLTRPMMVALAGAFRRLDADDTVAAVVLAGRGRAFYSGVDLTAAEDVFKGDIKDPAADPVAAMVACRKPIVGAIAGFTVTAGFEIALACDLLIAGRDAEFADPYAAEAAAPHRP